In Miscanthus floridulus cultivar M001 chromosome 5, ASM1932011v1, whole genome shotgun sequence, one genomic interval encodes:
- the LOC136451450 gene encoding monothiol glutaredoxin-S2-like, which produces MQAVGIRRGLTIDPAGEEEPAAARVGRLVRESPLVIFARRGCCMAHVMKRLLQAVGAHATVIELDAGAAEEEELAAAEGAGVPALFVGGDPVGGLEGLMGLHLSGRLVPRLRELGALCA; this is translated from the coding sequence ATGCAGGCGGTGGGCATCCGTCGTGGGCTGACCATCGACCCGGCGGGGGAGGAGGAGCCCGCGGCGGCGCGCGTGGGGCGTCTGGTCCGCGAGAGCCCCCTGGTGATCTTCGCCCGCCGAGGCTGCTGCATGGCGCACGTGATGAAGCGGCTGCTGCAGGCGGTGGGCGCGCACGCCACCGTCATCGAGCTGGACGCCGGcgccgcggaggaggaggagctcgcgGCGGCCGAGGGCGCCGGCGTCCCGGCGCTCTTCGTGGGCGGCGACCCCGTCGGGGGACTCGAGGGCCTCATGGGCCTCCACCTCAGCGGCCGCCTCGTGCCAAGGCTCAGGGAGCTCGGCGCCCTCTGCGCCTAG
- the LOC136451449 gene encoding protein indeterminate-domain 7-like, with protein sequence MMLKDLAAIQQHQHQHQHQHQQLAAAADENMSNLTSASGDQASVSSHPAPPPAKKKRSLPGNPDPDAEVIALSPRTLMATNRYVCEVCGKGFQRDQNLQLHRRGHNLPWKLKQRNPKEVVRKKVYVCPEPGCVHHDPARALGDLTGVKKHFSRKHGEKKWKCDRCAKRYAVHSDWKAHSKVCGTREYRCDCGTLFSRRDSFITHRAFCDALAEESARAVTAAAEVVASQHHPGMLFSQAAGGGGDGSAGLHLPPGVLDPSQTLGGGHGMSLQELCHKREQQQQQQFAPSSWLTAHHQQELELPGAGNSALFGSARPLDQQDYLGSSTPAESTAGLSGFIGFSPSAAGGGAASAHMSATALLQKAAQMGATLSRPSNQGQMASTHSSTTTTNAGTGAANAAAAAAASNMPGTGAGALGFGAPHHFGAEERTTRADHRDAGNGGNAAAGGGNEGLTRDFLGLRAFSHGDILSMADFDPCMSSASSAAYEQGHHHQSSKQWHV encoded by the exons ATGATGCTCAAGGATCTGGCAGCAATtcagcagcaccagcaccagcaccagcaccagcaccagcagctggccgccgccgccgacgagaaCATGTCTAACCTGACCTCCGCCAGCGGTGACCAGGCCAGCGTCTCGTCTCACCCCGCCCCGCCTCCCGCCAAGAAGAAGCGCAGCCTCCCCGGGAATCCAG ACCCAGACGCGGAGGTCATCGCGCTGTCGCCGCGGACGCTGATGGCGACGAACCGCTACGTGTGCGAGGTGTGCGGCAAGGGGTTCCAGCGTGACCAGAACCTGCAGCTCCACCGGCGCGGCCACAACCTCCCCTGGAAGCTCAAGCAGCGCAACCCCAAGGAGGTGGTGCgcaagaaggtgtacgtgtgccCGGAGCCCGGCTGCGTGCACCACGACCCGGCGCGCGCCCTCGGCGACCTCACCGGCGTCAAGAAGCACTTCAGCCGCAAGCACGGCGAGAAGAAGTGGAAGTGCGACCGCTGCGCCAAGCGCTACGCCGTGCACTCCGACTGGAAGGCGCACTCCAAGGTGTGCGGCACGCGCGAGTACCGATGTGACTGCGGCACTCTTTTCTCAag GAGGGACAGCTTCATCACGCACAGGGCCTTCTGCGACGCGCTCGCGGAGGAGAGCGCGAGGGCGGTGACCGCGGCGGCGGAAGTCGTCGCGAGCCAGCACCACCCGGGGATGCTCTTCTCGCAGgccgccggtggcggcggcgacggcagcgcGGGGTTGCACCTGCCGCCGGGCGTGCTGGACCCATCGCAGACGCTGGGCGGCGGGCACGGCATGTCCTTGCAAGAGCTGTGCCACAAGAgggagcagcaacagcagcagcagttcGCCCCGTCGTCGTGGCTCACGGCGCACCATCAGCAGGAGCTAGAGCTTCCCGGCGCAGGCAACTCGGCCCTGTTCGGATCGGCGAGGCCGCTAGACCAGCAGGACTACTTGGGGAGCTCCACGCCGGCGGAGAGCACGGCAGGCCTCAGCGGCTTCATCGGGTTCTCGCCGTCCGCCGCTGGTGGAGGGGCGGCCTCGGCGCACATGTCAGCGACCGCGCTGCTGCAGAAGGCTGCACAGATGGGTGCAACGCTGAGCCGGCCGTCGAACCAGGGACAGATGGCGAGCACTCacagcagcaccaccaccaccaatgcTGGCACTGGCGCTGCCAACgcggcagcagctgctgctgcaagCAACATGCCTGGCACTGGCGCTGGTGCCCTCGGCTTCGGGGCACCTCATCACTTTGGAGCGGAGGAGAGGACCACCAGGGCTGATCATCGCGACGCCGGCAACGGCGGCAATGCCGCCGCCGGAGGCGGCAACGAAGGCCTCACCAGGGACTTCTTGGGGCTGAGAGCCTTCTCCCACGGTGACATACTCAGCATGGCCGACTTCGACCCCTGCATGTCGTCGGCCTCGTCGGCGGCGTACGAGCAAGggcaccaccaccagagcagcaagcAGTGGCATGTCTAG
- the LOC136449451 gene encoding receptor-like serine/threonine-protein kinase ALE2 isoform X1, with protein sequence MRPLALVALLLASVLGSKGTTLAPSPAVTDSPANQGQASSPPQPAFALGPVTVPTGLATPSASPSPEKAAVSPAAPPEPQNAPSPVTPPKEYNAPPPVEVAPPDPTDEVPPPVAPPRAAVENPTPILPGTPALLPSVQAPAPSVVLKANPPVASPPSVVLKTNPPVASPPSANNQPRRPVGSVPPYRPPALPPPANDVPPYPPSGSFPAIPPSTSAVPPSPVIAQAPQRQADPPSRDYKNGNTVPPAKTYPPTNLKKHHVPHASPPKESTRQTVPGHKSPVTGSAPATSPSPQNTNMPSIPKNASSVSHSQPSPSVAPELAPTGRSHARGWKSSNANNGTNTSFAPSYPPPRPQGPEVSQAPRQTGTKSHTHHAPPPIPEGHPSFPVHPPSPSPASSRGPANGKKRHRISPTLPPIPPLPEPKAPSAHPIWTLPPPPPNSDCNSLSCPEPLTDPPAGAQCACVLPIRVGIRLSVDLYSFFPLVSDFAEEVASGVNMAQRQVRVMGANVAGDQPDKTMVLVDLVPVQVKFDNATAFSAFESLWSKKVSLKPSVFGNYEILYVVYPGLPPSPPSGPEGVGDGAFGNSRNARAMKPLGVDVRSPKRKVNGSLIAIAVLSTVIALIICCLAAWLLILRFRGPSDTAQGFPHTVFPKFSRSSGTGHTLLAGAGRYSSPSGPSGSLGSSIATYAGQAKTFKFAEIDKATNGFNDSKVLGEGGFGCVYQGTLEDGTTVAVKVLKRYDGQGEREFLAEVEMLGRLHHRNLVRLLGICIEENARCLVYELIPNGSVESHLHGADRETAPLDWNSRMKIALGAARALVYLHEDSSPCVIHRDFKSSNILLEHDYTPKVSDFGLARTARGEGNQHISTRVMGTFGYVAPEYAMTGHLLVKSDVYSYGVVLLELLTGRKPVDMSQPAGQENLVAWARPLLTNVLSLRQAIDPLLGPNVPLDNVAKAAAIASMCVQPEVSHRPSMGEVVQALKLVCSEGDDCLASGRFSQELPMQTTAIYDATGMEAERVLISEIYGSTPVFTPAADSDSFRKQSSSGPLMTGKNRKFWQRLRSLSRGSMSEHGVSPDYETRSQYSGR encoded by the exons ATGCGGCCTCTTGCTCTCGTCGCGCTTCTTCTTGCTTCCGTTCTCGGATCCAAAG GTACTACTCTGGCCCCTTCTCCAGCTGTAACTGATTCTCCTGCAAACCAAGGACAGGCTTCTAGTCCTCCTCAACCTGCATTTGCTCTTGGTCCAGTAACTGTTCCAACAG GGCTGGCTACTCCATCAGCGAGTCCTTCCCCGGAGAAGGCAGCTGTAAGTCCTGCTGCTCCCCCGGAGCCACAAAATGCTCCGAGTCCAGTGACTCCTcctaaag AGTATAATGCACCTCCTCCAGTTGAAGTTGCACCCCCTGATCCCACCGATGAGGTTCCTCCACCAGTAGCTCCACCACGAGCTGCAGTTGAAAATCCCACTCCAATTCTTCCTGGGACGCCTGCATTGCTACCTTCTGTTCAGGCTCCTGCTCCATCTGTTGTTCTCAAGGCTAATCCACCAGTCGCGTCACCTCCATCTGTTGTTCTCAAGACTAATCCACCAGTCGCGTCACCTCCATCTGCAAATAATCAACCAAGAAGGCCAGTTGGATCAG TCCCTCCTTATCGACCCCCTGCATTGCCCCCTCCGGCAAATGACGTTCCACCATACCCACCTTCAGGAAGTTTTCCTGCTATTCCTCCTTCCACTTCAG CAGTCCCACCATCACCTGTTATTGCACAAGCACCACAACGGCAAGCAGATCCTCCAAGCAGAGATTATAAGAATG GAAACACGGTGCCACCAGCAAAGACTTACCCTCCTACAAATCTCAAGAAGCATCATGTTCCACATGCATCCCCTCCAAAGGAATCCACTCGCCAAACTGTCCCAGGTCACAAATCACCAGTTACAG GATCTGCACCTGCAACAAGTCCTTCGCCCCAGAACACAAACATGCCTTCAATCCCGAAGAATGCTTCATCAGTGTCACATTCCCAACCCTCACCAAGTGTAGCTCCAGAATTGGCACCCACTGGTAGATCTCATGCTCGGGGATGGAAATCCAGTAATGCCAATAACGGAACAAATACATCATTTGCCCCATCTTATCCACCACCTCGTCCTCAAG GGCCTGAGGTCTCACAAGCTCCAAGACAGACTGGGACTAAAAGCCATACTCACCATGCGCCTCCACCAATCCCTGAAG GACACCCAAGCTTTCCTGTACACCCCCCATCCCCTTCGCCAGCGTCGTCAAGGGGTCCTGCTAACGGGAAGAAAA GGCATCGTATTTCTCCTACTCTGCCTCCAATCCCTCCCCTACCGGAGCCAAAAGCACCATCAGCACATCCTATTTGGACAttacctccaccaccacctaatTCAG ATTGCAATTCATTATCGTGCCCAGAGCCTCTAACAGATCCACCTGCGGGAGCACAATGTGCCTGTGTGCTACCAATTAGAGTTGGAATTCGTCTAAGCGTTGACCTTTATTCATTTTTTCCATTGGTCTCTGATTTTGCTGAAGAGGTAGCTTCAGGAGTAAACATGGCACAGAGGCAGGTCCGTGTAATGGGTGCAAATGTTGCAGGTGATCAACCTGACAAAACAATGGTTCTTGTTGATCTAGTTCCAGTGCAAGTGAAGTTCGACAATGCTACAGCGTTTTCAGCATTTGAAAGCTTGTGGAGCAAAAAAGTTTCTTTAAAACCGTCAGTCTTTGGGAACTATGAGATTCTCTATGTTGTATATCCAG GGCTTCCTCCTTCACCACCTTCAGGGCCAGAAGGTGTTGGGGATGGGGCATTTGGCAACAGCAGAAATGCAAGGGCCATGAAGCCTCTTGGGGTCGATGTAAGAAGTCCCAAGAGAAAAGTGAATGGCAGCCTCATTGCTATTGCTGTTTTGTCTACTGTTATAGCATTGATTATTTGCTGTCTGGCTGCATGGTTGCTGATCCTCAGATTCAGGGGTCCGAGTGACACGGCTCAAGGATTTCCACATACTGTATTTCCAAAATTTTCTAGGTCATCTG GCACAGGTCACACACTTTTAGCTGGTGCTGGTCGCTATAGTTCACCTTCAGGTCCATCAGGTTCACTGGGCTCAAGCATCGCAACATATGCAGGGCAGGCAAAAACATTCAAATTTGCTGAGATTGACAAGGCCACAAACGGCTTTAATGATTCAAAAGTACTTGGAGAAGGTGGCTTCGGATGTGTCTACCAGGGCACACTTGAAGATGGAACAACGGTTGCAGTGAAGGTTCTGAAGAGATATGATGGCCAAGGTGAGCGAGAGTTCTTGGCTGAGGTTGAGATGCTGGGACGTTTGCATCACCGGAATTTGGTCAGGTTGTTAGGCATCTGCATCGAGGAGAATGCACGGTGTCTGGTATACGAGCTTATTCCAAATGGCAGCGTAGAATCCCATCTGCATG GAGCGGACCGTGAGACAGCTCCACTTGATTGGAATTCCCGTATGAAGATAGCCCTTGGGGCAGCACGAGCACTTGTATATCTACATGAAGATTCTAGTCCTTGTGTGATTCATCGCGATTTTAAGTCAAGCAACATTCTTCTGGAGCATGATTACACACCAAAAGTGTCAGACTTTGGACTTGCCAGGACTGCAAGGGGAGAGGGGAACCAGCACATCTCTACGCGTGTCATGGGAACATTCGG CTATGTTGCGCCGGAGTATGCCATGACGGGTCATCTTCTTGTAAAGAGTGATGTGTACAGTTATGGAGTTGTATTGCTTGAGCTCCTCACTGGTAGGAAACCTGTGGATATGTCTCAGCCTGCCGGGCAAGAAAACCTAGTTGCATGGGCTCGACCCCTTCTAACAAATGTTCTGAGCCTACGCCAAGCCATCGATCCACTTCTTGGCCCTAACGTTCCACTGGACAATGTGGCAAAAGCAGCTGCCATCGCATCAATGTGCGTACAACCTGAGGTTTCACACCGCCCCAGCATGGGTGAAGTAGTGCAGGCCTTGAAACTTGTGTGCAGCGAGGGTGATGACTGCCTTGCATCAGGAAGATTCAGCCAGGAGTTGCCCATGCAAACTACGGCAATTTATGACGCGACTGGCATGGAAGCCGAGAGAGTGCTAATATCCGAGATATATGGCTCCACACCAGTCTTTACTCCAGCTGCCGATTCGGATTCTTTTCGCAAGCAGTCAAGTTCAGGCCCGCTGATGACAGGCAAGAACAGGAAGTTCTGGCAGAGGTTGCGAAGCCTGTCAAGGGGCAGCATGAGTGAGCATGGTGTCTCACCAGACTATGAAACCCGCTCGCAATATAGTGGTAGGTGA
- the LOC136449451 gene encoding receptor-like serine/threonine-protein kinase ALE2 isoform X2 gives MRPLALVALLLASVLGSKGTTLAPSPAVTDSPANQGQASSPPQPAFALGPVTVPTGLATPSASPSPEKAAVSPAAPPEPQNAPSPVTPPKEYNAPPPVEVAPPDPTDEVPPPVAPPRAAVENPTPILPGTPALLPSVQAPAPSVVLKANPPVASPPSVVLKTNPPVASPPSANNQPRRPVGSVPPYRPPALPPPANDVPPYPPSGSFPAIPPSTSVPPSPVIAQAPQRQADPPSRDYKNGNTVPPAKTYPPTNLKKHHVPHASPPKESTRQTVPGHKSPVTGSAPATSPSPQNTNMPSIPKNASSVSHSQPSPSVAPELAPTGRSHARGWKSSNANNGTNTSFAPSYPPPRPQGPEVSQAPRQTGTKSHTHHAPPPIPEGHPSFPVHPPSPSPASSRGPANGKKRHRISPTLPPIPPLPEPKAPSAHPIWTLPPPPPNSDCNSLSCPEPLTDPPAGAQCACVLPIRVGIRLSVDLYSFFPLVSDFAEEVASGVNMAQRQVRVMGANVAGDQPDKTMVLVDLVPVQVKFDNATAFSAFESLWSKKVSLKPSVFGNYEILYVVYPGLPPSPPSGPEGVGDGAFGNSRNARAMKPLGVDVRSPKRKVNGSLIAIAVLSTVIALIICCLAAWLLILRFRGPSDTAQGFPHTVFPKFSRSSGTGHTLLAGAGRYSSPSGPSGSLGSSIATYAGQAKTFKFAEIDKATNGFNDSKVLGEGGFGCVYQGTLEDGTTVAVKVLKRYDGQGEREFLAEVEMLGRLHHRNLVRLLGICIEENARCLVYELIPNGSVESHLHGADRETAPLDWNSRMKIALGAARALVYLHEDSSPCVIHRDFKSSNILLEHDYTPKVSDFGLARTARGEGNQHISTRVMGTFGYVAPEYAMTGHLLVKSDVYSYGVVLLELLTGRKPVDMSQPAGQENLVAWARPLLTNVLSLRQAIDPLLGPNVPLDNVAKAAAIASMCVQPEVSHRPSMGEVVQALKLVCSEGDDCLASGRFSQELPMQTTAIYDATGMEAERVLISEIYGSTPVFTPAADSDSFRKQSSSGPLMTGKNRKFWQRLRSLSRGSMSEHGVSPDYETRSQYSGR, from the exons ATGCGGCCTCTTGCTCTCGTCGCGCTTCTTCTTGCTTCCGTTCTCGGATCCAAAG GTACTACTCTGGCCCCTTCTCCAGCTGTAACTGATTCTCCTGCAAACCAAGGACAGGCTTCTAGTCCTCCTCAACCTGCATTTGCTCTTGGTCCAGTAACTGTTCCAACAG GGCTGGCTACTCCATCAGCGAGTCCTTCCCCGGAGAAGGCAGCTGTAAGTCCTGCTGCTCCCCCGGAGCCACAAAATGCTCCGAGTCCAGTGACTCCTcctaaag AGTATAATGCACCTCCTCCAGTTGAAGTTGCACCCCCTGATCCCACCGATGAGGTTCCTCCACCAGTAGCTCCACCACGAGCTGCAGTTGAAAATCCCACTCCAATTCTTCCTGGGACGCCTGCATTGCTACCTTCTGTTCAGGCTCCTGCTCCATCTGTTGTTCTCAAGGCTAATCCACCAGTCGCGTCACCTCCATCTGTTGTTCTCAAGACTAATCCACCAGTCGCGTCACCTCCATCTGCAAATAATCAACCAAGAAGGCCAGTTGGATCAG TCCCTCCTTATCGACCCCCTGCATTGCCCCCTCCGGCAAATGACGTTCCACCATACCCACCTTCAGGAAGTTTTCCTGCTATTCCTCCTTCCACTTCAG TCCCACCATCACCTGTTATTGCACAAGCACCACAACGGCAAGCAGATCCTCCAAGCAGAGATTATAAGAATG GAAACACGGTGCCACCAGCAAAGACTTACCCTCCTACAAATCTCAAGAAGCATCATGTTCCACATGCATCCCCTCCAAAGGAATCCACTCGCCAAACTGTCCCAGGTCACAAATCACCAGTTACAG GATCTGCACCTGCAACAAGTCCTTCGCCCCAGAACACAAACATGCCTTCAATCCCGAAGAATGCTTCATCAGTGTCACATTCCCAACCCTCACCAAGTGTAGCTCCAGAATTGGCACCCACTGGTAGATCTCATGCTCGGGGATGGAAATCCAGTAATGCCAATAACGGAACAAATACATCATTTGCCCCATCTTATCCACCACCTCGTCCTCAAG GGCCTGAGGTCTCACAAGCTCCAAGACAGACTGGGACTAAAAGCCATACTCACCATGCGCCTCCACCAATCCCTGAAG GACACCCAAGCTTTCCTGTACACCCCCCATCCCCTTCGCCAGCGTCGTCAAGGGGTCCTGCTAACGGGAAGAAAA GGCATCGTATTTCTCCTACTCTGCCTCCAATCCCTCCCCTACCGGAGCCAAAAGCACCATCAGCACATCCTATTTGGACAttacctccaccaccacctaatTCAG ATTGCAATTCATTATCGTGCCCAGAGCCTCTAACAGATCCACCTGCGGGAGCACAATGTGCCTGTGTGCTACCAATTAGAGTTGGAATTCGTCTAAGCGTTGACCTTTATTCATTTTTTCCATTGGTCTCTGATTTTGCTGAAGAGGTAGCTTCAGGAGTAAACATGGCACAGAGGCAGGTCCGTGTAATGGGTGCAAATGTTGCAGGTGATCAACCTGACAAAACAATGGTTCTTGTTGATCTAGTTCCAGTGCAAGTGAAGTTCGACAATGCTACAGCGTTTTCAGCATTTGAAAGCTTGTGGAGCAAAAAAGTTTCTTTAAAACCGTCAGTCTTTGGGAACTATGAGATTCTCTATGTTGTATATCCAG GGCTTCCTCCTTCACCACCTTCAGGGCCAGAAGGTGTTGGGGATGGGGCATTTGGCAACAGCAGAAATGCAAGGGCCATGAAGCCTCTTGGGGTCGATGTAAGAAGTCCCAAGAGAAAAGTGAATGGCAGCCTCATTGCTATTGCTGTTTTGTCTACTGTTATAGCATTGATTATTTGCTGTCTGGCTGCATGGTTGCTGATCCTCAGATTCAGGGGTCCGAGTGACACGGCTCAAGGATTTCCACATACTGTATTTCCAAAATTTTCTAGGTCATCTG GCACAGGTCACACACTTTTAGCTGGTGCTGGTCGCTATAGTTCACCTTCAGGTCCATCAGGTTCACTGGGCTCAAGCATCGCAACATATGCAGGGCAGGCAAAAACATTCAAATTTGCTGAGATTGACAAGGCCACAAACGGCTTTAATGATTCAAAAGTACTTGGAGAAGGTGGCTTCGGATGTGTCTACCAGGGCACACTTGAAGATGGAACAACGGTTGCAGTGAAGGTTCTGAAGAGATATGATGGCCAAGGTGAGCGAGAGTTCTTGGCTGAGGTTGAGATGCTGGGACGTTTGCATCACCGGAATTTGGTCAGGTTGTTAGGCATCTGCATCGAGGAGAATGCACGGTGTCTGGTATACGAGCTTATTCCAAATGGCAGCGTAGAATCCCATCTGCATG GAGCGGACCGTGAGACAGCTCCACTTGATTGGAATTCCCGTATGAAGATAGCCCTTGGGGCAGCACGAGCACTTGTATATCTACATGAAGATTCTAGTCCTTGTGTGATTCATCGCGATTTTAAGTCAAGCAACATTCTTCTGGAGCATGATTACACACCAAAAGTGTCAGACTTTGGACTTGCCAGGACTGCAAGGGGAGAGGGGAACCAGCACATCTCTACGCGTGTCATGGGAACATTCGG CTATGTTGCGCCGGAGTATGCCATGACGGGTCATCTTCTTGTAAAGAGTGATGTGTACAGTTATGGAGTTGTATTGCTTGAGCTCCTCACTGGTAGGAAACCTGTGGATATGTCTCAGCCTGCCGGGCAAGAAAACCTAGTTGCATGGGCTCGACCCCTTCTAACAAATGTTCTGAGCCTACGCCAAGCCATCGATCCACTTCTTGGCCCTAACGTTCCACTGGACAATGTGGCAAAAGCAGCTGCCATCGCATCAATGTGCGTACAACCTGAGGTTTCACACCGCCCCAGCATGGGTGAAGTAGTGCAGGCCTTGAAACTTGTGTGCAGCGAGGGTGATGACTGCCTTGCATCAGGAAGATTCAGCCAGGAGTTGCCCATGCAAACTACGGCAATTTATGACGCGACTGGCATGGAAGCCGAGAGAGTGCTAATATCCGAGATATATGGCTCCACACCAGTCTTTACTCCAGCTGCCGATTCGGATTCTTTTCGCAAGCAGTCAAGTTCAGGCCCGCTGATGACAGGCAAGAACAGGAAGTTCTGGCAGAGGTTGCGAAGCCTGTCAAGGGGCAGCATGAGTGAGCATGGTGTCTCACCAGACTATGAAACCCGCTCGCAATATAGTGGTAGGTGA